A portion of the Vicingaceae bacterium genome contains these proteins:
- the lpxH gene encoding UDP-2,3-diacylglucosamine hydrolase, with protein sequence MQHTTRTYFISDFHFGSPNRQQSKIREKLFVRWAEEISSDASQVFMLGDLFDFWFEYKHVVPKGYIEILAAIKKLVDKGIKVTLFTGNHDMWMFGYLSEELGVEIYREPIVRKIQGKTLMIGHGDGLGPGDYGYKLLKKIFANPLCQWLFRWIHPDIGIAMANFWSARSRQANPPPAEFLGPEREWILQHCLETLKHQSIDYFVFGHRHLPIFYPINNGQSYYINTGDWIRYFTYAVFDGTEMMLLKYNP encoded by the coding sequence ATGCAACATACTACCAGGACATATTTCATCTCCGATTTTCACTTTGGATCTCCCAACAGGCAGCAGAGCAAAATACGCGAAAAACTCTTTGTCCGTTGGGCCGAAGAAATATCTTCCGACGCCTCGCAGGTTTTTATGCTCGGCGATTTGTTTGACTTTTGGTTTGAATACAAACATGTTGTCCCAAAAGGTTACATAGAAATTTTGGCTGCCATAAAGAAACTTGTGGACAAAGGCATCAAAGTAACCCTCTTTACCGGCAATCACGACATGTGGATGTTTGGTTACCTTTCCGAAGAACTTGGTGTGGAAATTTACCGCGAACCCATCGTACGCAAAATTCAAGGCAAAACATTGATGATCGGACACGGCGACGGATTAGGTCCCGGCGATTACGGCTATAAATTGCTCAAAAAGATTTTTGCCAATCCCTTATGTCAATGGTTGTTTCGATGGATACATCCCGACATTGGCATAGCCATGGCAAATTTTTGGTCTGCCCGGAGCCGCCAAGCCAATCCGCCCCCCGCAGAATTTCTTGGCCCCGAGAGAGAATGGATACTACAACATTGTCTTGAAACCCTCAAACATCAAAGCATAGATTATTTCGTTTTTGGTCATCGACATTTACCCATATTCTATCCGATCAACAACGGACAAAGTTACTACATCAACACAGGCGACTGGATTCGATACTTCACTTATGCCGTTTTTGACGGAACCGAGATGATGCTATTGAAATATAACCCATAA
- a CDS encoding thioredoxin yields the protein MALELTDANFDENVLKSDKPVVVDFWAVWCGPCRIVAPIIDELAKEYEGKAVVGKVDVDNNPEVSLKFGIRNIPTILFFKNGQVVDKQVGAVPKKVLAEKLEKLL from the coding sequence ATGGCACTTGAATTAACCGATGCAAATTTCGATGAAAACGTATTAAAAAGCGACAAACCCGTTGTTGTTGATTTTTGGGCAGTATGGTGTGGCCCCTGCCGCATAGTGGCACCAATTATTGATGAATTGGCAAAAGAATACGAAGGGAAAGCCGTGGTCGGCAAAGTGGATGTTGACAACAATCCGGAAGTTTCCTTAAAATTCGGAATTCGTAACATTCCAACCATATTATTTTTCAAAAACGGACAGGTTGTAGACAAACAAGTTGGAGCCGTTCCCAAAAAAGTATTGGCCGAAAAACTTGAAAAATTATTGTAA
- the pccB gene encoding methylmalonyl-CoA carboxyltransferase, protein MDKQKIEILKQKIEEAKKGGGEERIKAQHKKGKLTARERIHFLLDEGSFEEIGMLVTHRSKNFGLDKQVFLGDGVVTGYGTINGRPVYVFAQDFTVLGGSLAEAHAEKICRIMDLAMQNGCPVIGLNDSGGARIQEGVVSLGGYADIFYRNVMSSGVIPQISAIMGPCAGGAVYSPALTDFIMMVENTSYMFVTGPNVVKTVTHEEVTSEELGGAQTHSTKSGVTHFSFPNEMACIQGIKKLLSYIPQNCEEEPPVIPYDRNQDELRPALNDIIPDNPNQPYDIKDVINQVVDEGSFFEVHKDFAENIVVGFARLAGRTIGIVANQPMYLAGVLDINASKKGARFVRFCDCFNIPLLVFEDVPGFLPGTDQEWNGIITNGAKLLYAFSEATVPRITVITRKAYGGAYDVMNSKHIGADMNYAWPSAEIAVMGAKGAAEIIFKKEIMEAPDPQAKWLEKEKEYAELFANPYEAASRGYIDEVIMPEKTRIKLIRAFDMLQNKVAKLPRKKHGNIPL, encoded by the coding sequence ATGGACAAGCAAAAAATTGAAATACTCAAACAAAAAATAGAAGAAGCCAAAAAAGGCGGAGGCGAAGAACGCATAAAAGCACAGCATAAGAAAGGAAAACTGACAGCCCGCGAAAGGATACATTTCTTATTGGACGAAGGTAGTTTCGAAGAGATTGGCATGTTGGTTACCCACCGTTCCAAAAACTTTGGATTAGACAAGCAAGTATTTCTCGGCGATGGAGTGGTTACCGGTTATGGCACCATCAACGGAAGACCGGTGTATGTATTTGCCCAGGATTTTACCGTATTGGGAGGTTCATTGGCCGAAGCACACGCTGAAAAAATTTGTAGAATTATGGACCTTGCCATGCAAAATGGTTGTCCGGTGATTGGATTGAACGACTCAGGGGGAGCCAGAATTCAAGAAGGTGTGGTTTCGTTGGGCGGTTATGCCGATATTTTTTATCGCAACGTTATGTCCAGTGGTGTCATTCCTCAAATTTCCGCCATTATGGGACCCTGTGCCGGTGGTGCAGTTTATTCCCCAGCTTTGACCGATTTTATCATGATGGTGGAGAATACTTCTTATATGTTTGTTACCGGACCAAACGTGGTCAAAACCGTCACTCACGAAGAAGTTACATCAGAAGAGCTTGGTGGTGCCCAAACGCATTCTACCAAAAGCGGTGTGACCCATTTTTCTTTCCCCAATGAAATGGCTTGCATTCAAGGCATCAAAAAATTATTATCCTACATACCTCAAAATTGCGAAGAGGAACCTCCGGTCATTCCTTACGACCGGAATCAAGACGAACTTAGACCCGCATTAAATGATATCATACCCGACAACCCCAATCAGCCCTACGACATAAAAGACGTCATCAATCAAGTGGTTGACGAAGGTTCATTCTTTGAAGTTCATAAAGATTTTGCCGAAAACATCGTGGTAGGATTTGCAAGGTTGGCAGGACGAACCATCGGAATCGTAGCCAACCAACCAATGTATCTCGCCGGAGTGCTCGACATCAATGCCTCGAAGAAAGGAGCAAGGTTTGTAAGATTTTGTGATTGTTTCAATATACCGCTACTTGTGTTTGAAGACGTTCCCGGATTTTTGCCTGGCACCGATCAGGAGTGGAATGGTATCATTACCAATGGCGCAAAGCTGCTCTATGCATTTAGTGAAGCCACCGTACCACGTATAACCGTTATTACCCGCAAAGCATATGGCGGGGCCTATGATGTGATGAATTCCAAGCATATAGGAGCCGATATGAATTATGCATGGCCTTCGGCAGAAATTGCTGTGATGGGAGCCAAAGGTGCTGCAGAAATAATTTTCAAAAAAGAAATTATGGAAGCACCCGACCCTCAGGCCAAATGGTTGGAAAAAGAAAAAGAATATGCAGAATTGTTTGCCAATCCTTATGAAGCTGCCTCAAGAGGATATATTGATGAAGTGATCATGCCCGAAAAAACAAGAATAAAATTAATCAGAGCATTTGACATGCTTCAAAATAAAGTGGCCAAATTACCACGTAAAAAGCATGGAAACATTCCACTTTAA
- a CDS encoding thioredoxin family protein → MKKIFLSLFLFSGLFLMAQKEIKTLEIGSSMPMPDYKMKDVSGKEYSLNDLKKPGGIVVIFSSNQCPFVLAWEKYYNRIYAAAESAGMGMVLVNSNEALRDDEDSYDNMKIKAREQGYKAPYVVDKNHQLADAFGAKTTPHVFIFDSNGKLVYQGAINDNYQGEAKNEWVLLALRSLATGAPIEVQTTPAKGCSIKRLKK, encoded by the coding sequence ATGAAAAAAATCTTTTTATCATTATTTTTATTTTCAGGCCTGTTCTTGATGGCCCAGAAAGAAATTAAAACTCTAGAAATCGGATCTTCCATGCCGATGCCTGATTACAAAATGAAAGATGTCAGTGGTAAAGAATACAGTTTGAATGATTTGAAAAAGCCGGGAGGAATAGTGGTAATTTTTTCCTCCAATCAATGTCCATTCGTATTGGCATGGGAAAAATACTACAATCGGATCTATGCAGCTGCCGAATCTGCCGGCATGGGAATGGTTTTGGTTAATTCCAATGAAGCATTGAGAGACGATGAAGATTCCTATGACAACATGAAAATTAAAGCCAGAGAGCAGGGATATAAAGCTCCTTATGTGGTTGACAAAAATCATCAATTGGCAGATGCCTTTGGCGCCAAAACCACCCCTCATGTGTTTATTTTTGATTCTAATGGAAAGTTGGTTTATCAAGGAGCCATCAATGACAATTATCAAGGCGAAGCAAAAAATGAATGGGTTTTGTTGGCACTCAGATCACTTGCAACCGGTGCGCCTATAGAAGTTCAAACCACACCGGCAAAAGGTTGTAGTATCAAAAGATTGAAAAAATAG
- the purN gene encoding phosphoribosylglycinamide formyltransferase translates to MVNLVIFASGSGTNAENIIKYFEKHPTIRVKGVFTNNPDAGVIERCKKLKVPVKVFTKNELESPGFLSNLKDVDFIILAGFLLKIPEYLVQHFHRRILNIHPALLPKFGGKGMYGRHVHNAVIEKKETHSGITIHLVNEEYDQGDILFQKSIQLDKNETVESLENKIHQLEYKYYPRIIEEFITSLHE, encoded by the coding sequence ATGGTAAACTTGGTCATATTTGCATCAGGATCGGGCACAAATGCCGAAAATATAATTAAATATTTTGAAAAGCATCCCACAATCAGGGTCAAAGGAGTTTTCACCAATAATCCTGACGCAGGTGTGATAGAACGGTGCAAAAAACTTAAGGTGCCGGTGAAGGTTTTCACAAAAAATGAATTGGAATCGCCGGGATTTTTATCAAATTTGAAAGATGTAGATTTTATCATTCTTGCCGGCTTTTTGTTAAAAATACCGGAATATTTGGTTCAACATTTTCACCGCAGGATTTTAAATATTCACCCTGCTTTACTTCCAAAATTTGGTGGAAAAGGAATGTATGGCAGACATGTGCACAATGCAGTCATTGAAAAAAAAGAAACACATAGTGGTATCACCATTCATTTAGTCAACGAAGAATATGACCAGGGAGATATTCTATTTCAAAAATCCATTCAATTGGATAAAAATGAAACTGTAGAAAGTTTGGAAAACAAGATTCATCAATTGGAGTATAAATATTATCCCCGAATCATAGAAGAGTTTATAACTTCTTTACATGAATGA
- a CDS encoding collagenase, whose translation MYVIYKVNHNFAKTKTLKNMIELMSPAGSFEAMTAAIKAGCNSVYFGVEQLNMRSRSSINFSLEDLPKISKLAKDNGVKTYITLNTILYDHDLRLMREIVDAAKANGIDAIIASDHAVMNYCKKIGMPLHISTQCNITNIETVEFYSAFADVMVLSRELSLKQVSDIVREIHRRQITGPSGELVKIEIFGHGALCMAVSGKCYLSLHSHNASANRGACIQNCRRSYIVIDKEEGYELEIDNEYIMSAKDLCTIDFLDKIVDAGVSVLKIEGRGRSADYVYVTTQCYREAIDSIKDGTYSPDKIAHWKNELSKVFNRGFWDGYYLGRKMGEWSNTYGSSATTKRIYLGRGNKYFDKIGVGEFVLETHQLKVGDQIAVIGPTTGYIPYTVEELHLGGKPVEEVKKGDVFSMKFPEKIRPSDKLYKIVPA comes from the coding sequence ATGTACGTTATTTATAAAGTAAATCATAACTTTGCAAAAACCAAAACCCTAAAAAATATGATAGAACTCATGTCACCTGCCGGCAGTTTCGAAGCCATGACTGCCGCAATCAAAGCCGGCTGCAATTCTGTATATTTCGGTGTGGAACAGTTGAATATGCGATCACGATCATCCATCAATTTTAGTTTGGAAGATTTACCAAAAATTTCAAAACTTGCAAAAGACAACGGTGTAAAAACATATATTACGCTCAACACTATTTTGTATGACCATGACTTGCGATTGATGCGGGAAATTGTTGATGCGGCCAAAGCTAATGGGATTGATGCCATCATTGCTTCCGATCATGCGGTGATGAACTATTGCAAGAAAATAGGAATGCCTCTGCATATTTCTACTCAATGCAACATCACGAATATTGAAACGGTGGAATTTTACAGTGCTTTTGCCGATGTTATGGTGCTTTCTCGCGAATTGAGTTTAAAGCAGGTTTCGGATATCGTTAGAGAAATTCATAGACGGCAAATTACTGGGCCTTCGGGAGAGCTGGTGAAAATTGAAATTTTCGGACACGGTGCCTTATGTATGGCCGTATCCGGTAAATGTTATCTAAGTTTACACTCTCACAATGCATCCGCCAACAGGGGCGCATGTATTCAAAACTGCCGTAGAAGTTACATTGTGATTGATAAAGAAGAAGGTTATGAACTCGAAATTGACAATGAATACATAATGTCAGCGAAAGATCTTTGCACGATCGATTTTCTGGATAAAATTGTCGATGCGGGTGTATCTGTTTTGAAAATTGAAGGACGTGGACGGTCAGCCGACTATGTTTATGTAACTACCCAATGTTATCGTGAAGCTATTGACAGCATCAAAGATGGAACATATTCCCCCGACAAAATCGCACATTGGAAGAATGAACTCTCCAAGGTATTTAACAGAGGTTTCTGGGATGGCTATTACCTTGGACGTAAAATGGGCGAATGGAGCAATACCTACGGCTCCTCGGCTACAACGAAAAGAATTTATTTAGGCCGTGGAAATAAGTATTTTGACAAAATTGGCGTCGGCGAATTCGTTTTAGAGACACACCAATTAAAAGTAGGTGATCAAATAGCCGTGATTGGTCCAACTACCGGATATATACCTTATACCGTGGAAGAATTACATCTGGGCGGCAAACCCGTCGAAGAAGTGAAAAAAGGAGATGTATTTTCTATGAAATTTCCGGAAAAAATAAGACCCTCGGATAAACTCTACAAAATTGTACCGGCGTGA
- the mqnA gene encoding chorismate dehydratase: MLIKLAIVNYQNTLPFLWGIEHNLKFSPVNIELLKLHPAACFEALRNRIADIGIVPVAPIKDKIINKKWQIITDYCIGANKKVNSVLLLSHLPIENLKKIYLDYQSRTSSRLLQIIVKNFYQYHHIEFIDSSPGYEKKISGETAGLVIGDRALQLKNEFPYVYDLAGEWYRFTKLPFVFAAWISIKPLDSEFTDWLNNSFQKGLSLINQKIEENQLFHLKTYLTEDIQYRLTDKYLQGLKKFWSML, encoded by the coding sequence ATGTTAATTAAATTAGCTATAGTTAATTATCAAAATACTTTGCCTTTTTTATGGGGAATCGAACATAATTTGAAATTTTCTCCGGTTAACATCGAACTATTGAAACTGCATCCTGCGGCCTGTTTCGAAGCTCTGCGAAACAGAATTGCAGATATAGGCATTGTACCCGTGGCTCCCATCAAAGACAAAATTATCAATAAAAAATGGCAGATAATTACTGATTACTGTATCGGGGCCAACAAAAAAGTTAATTCCGTATTATTGTTAAGCCATTTACCTATAGAAAATCTCAAAAAAATATACCTGGATTATCAATCACGCACCTCATCCCGTTTATTACAAATCATCGTCAAAAACTTTTATCAATACCATCACATTGAATTTATCGATTCATCACCCGGCTATGAAAAAAAAATTTCAGGGGAAACAGCCGGATTAGTGATTGGAGACAGAGCCCTGCAACTAAAAAATGAATTTCCTTATGTCTACGACCTTGCCGGAGAATGGTACCGTTTTACAAAATTGCCTTTTGTATTTGCGGCATGGATTTCTATCAAACCTTTAGACAGTGAGTTCACCGATTGGTTAAACAATTCTTTTCAAAAAGGCCTTTCCCTTATCAATCAAAAAATTGAAGAGAATCAATTATTTCACTTAAAAACATATTTGACTGAAGACATACAATATCGATTGACAGACAAGTATCTGCAAGGTCTGAAAAAGTTTTGGAGTATGCTGTAG
- the purB gene encoding adenylosuccinate lyase → MTIMENQHCALWAVSPVDGRYANKTAILRNYFSEGALIIYRLKVEVEYFIALKEYGIDELKDISADQLILLRNIYLKLTDRDILRIKEIENITNHDVKAVEYFLKEKFNEIGLERYVEFVHFGLTSQDVNNTAIPMAMRDFHQEQLKQHWKTLHETLEHFASMWKDIPMLARTHGQPASPTTIGKEFKVFAERFSQQLNYFNHIPFAAKFAGATGNFNAHKVAYPDIDWYKFAKDFVENRLLLHYSFPTTQIEHYDHLAAYFDAIKRLNVILLDLCRDVWQYISMEYFVQMINENEVGSSAMPHKVNPIDFENAEGNLGISNALLIHFGEKLPISRLQRDLTDSTVLRNLGVALAHHFIALQSIFKGFQKIMLNPDKIKQDLDENWAVLAEAIQTYLRKINYPHPYETLKKLTRRNEKINRQTIHEFIDSLEIGDEEKKYLKNLSPFNYTGIAGL, encoded by the coding sequence ATGACAATCATGGAAAACCAACATTGTGCACTCTGGGCTGTTTCGCCGGTTGACGGTCGGTATGCCAATAAAACGGCAATATTGAGAAATTATTTTTCCGAAGGTGCATTGATTATCTATCGGTTAAAGGTAGAAGTGGAGTATTTTATTGCGTTGAAAGAATATGGCATTGATGAATTGAAGGACATTTCCGCAGATCAATTGATTCTATTGCGAAACATTTATTTGAAATTGACCGATCGGGATATTTTAAGAATCAAAGAGATTGAAAATATTACCAACCACGACGTAAAAGCTGTAGAATACTTTTTAAAAGAAAAGTTTAATGAAATCGGCCTTGAAAGATATGTTGAATTTGTTCATTTCGGCTTAACTTCCCAAGATGTCAACAACACGGCTATACCCATGGCCATGCGGGATTTTCATCAAGAACAATTGAAGCAGCATTGGAAAACATTGCATGAAACGTTGGAACATTTTGCCTCTATGTGGAAAGATATTCCCATGCTTGCTAGAACACACGGACAGCCGGCTTCTCCAACCACCATTGGTAAGGAGTTTAAAGTTTTTGCCGAAAGGTTCTCGCAACAATTGAATTATTTTAATCATATTCCTTTTGCAGCAAAGTTTGCCGGTGCAACAGGAAATTTCAATGCCCACAAAGTGGCATATCCGGACATCGATTGGTACAAGTTTGCAAAAGATTTTGTCGAAAACCGGTTGTTGTTGCACTATTCATTTCCGACAACCCAAATCGAACACTATGACCATCTGGCTGCTTATTTTGATGCCATTAAACGTCTGAATGTTATTTTGCTGGATTTATGCAGAGATGTTTGGCAATATATTTCCATGGAATATTTTGTGCAAATGATCAATGAAAACGAAGTGGGGTCCTCTGCCATGCCTCATAAGGTAAACCCCATTGATTTTGAAAATGCCGAAGGTAATTTGGGCATTTCAAATGCTTTATTGATACATTTTGGTGAAAAACTACCAATCTCAAGGTTGCAAAGAGATCTCACTGACTCTACTGTATTGAGAAACCTGGGCGTTGCATTGGCGCATCATTTCATTGCTTTGCAAAGTATATTCAAAGGGTTTCAAAAGATTATGCTCAACCCTGATAAAATCAAACAAGATTTGGATGAAAATTGGGCTGTTTTGGCGGAAGCGATTCAAACATACTTGAGAAAAATCAATTATCCCCATCCTTATGAAACACTCAAAAAACTTACCCGTAGAAACGAAAAAATCAACAGGCAAACCATTCACGAGTTTATCGATTCTCTCGAGATTGGTGACGAAGAAAAAAAGTACTTGAAAAACCTATCACCTTTTAATTATACAGGAATAGCCGGCTTATGA
- a CDS encoding ATP-dependent DNA helicase RecQ — protein sequence MMATENATLKEYLKEYFGFTKFKGQQEAIIKNLLDGKDTFVIMPTGGGKSLCYQLPALISEGTAIIISPLIALMKNQVDAMRGFSTNNGIAHFLNSSLNKTEINQVKNDILSGKTKMLYVAPESLTKQENVDFFKQIKISFFAIDEAHCISEWGHDFRPEYRRLRPIIESIDRVPIIALTATATPKVQEDILKNLGMQDATVFKSSFNRENLYYEVRPKKDVIKQIIKFIKQHPGKSGIVYCLSRKKVEELAEILQANGIKAVPYHAGLDANTRSRHQDMFLNEEIDVIVATIAFGMGIDKPDVRFVIHHDIPKSIESYYQETGRAGRDGGEGICLAFYSYKDIEKLEKFLQGKPVAEIEVGKQLIFEMVSYAESAVCRRKFLLHYFGEDYTDTACSEQGMCDNCKNPKKKFDGQEDVVTILKVIKELKEVFKTKYIAQFLAGKATTEIKNYKHDKHPLFGIGKTEIDLDLVGEQEFWTNDDDEEENDKLYKDDKYWEAIIRQCIIHGFVLKEIENYGVLKVTQKGEEFLKNPYPVDMVFPHRYEETDLDDDDDIITSTRGGSTGAADEVLFSMLKDLRKQVAKKHDLPPYVIFQDPSLEEMCIKYPITIQELTGITGVGQGKAEKFGKEFVDLIKKYVEENDIERPIDLVIKSVANKSSNKIFIIQSIDKKMDLKDIANAKGLSMDELITEIEQIVASGTRLNISYYLDEIIDEEYQEELLDYFREMEEDNIQQVLKEFGDVYTEEEIRLMRVKFISEMGN from the coding sequence ATGATGGCCACAGAAAACGCAACATTAAAAGAGTATTTAAAAGAGTATTTTGGTTTCACTAAATTTAAAGGACAACAAGAAGCAATCATCAAAAATTTGCTTGATGGCAAAGACACGTTTGTCATCATGCCCACAGGTGGAGGCAAGTCCTTATGCTATCAATTACCTGCGTTAATTAGCGAAGGAACTGCCATTATCATTTCACCGCTTATCGCATTGATGAAAAATCAGGTAGACGCCATGAGGGGATTTTCAACCAATAATGGAATTGCCCATTTTCTCAATTCTTCCCTCAATAAAACAGAAATCAATCAAGTCAAAAACGACATTTTAAGCGGCAAAACCAAAATGTTGTATGTTGCTCCGGAATCATTGACAAAGCAAGAAAATGTAGACTTTTTTAAGCAAATTAAAATTTCCTTTTTCGCTATTGACGAAGCACACTGTATATCAGAGTGGGGACATGACTTCCGTCCGGAATACCGTCGCTTGCGTCCTATTATTGAATCGATAGATCGTGTGCCGATAATTGCTCTTACAGCTACTGCTACGCCAAAAGTGCAAGAGGACATATTAAAAAATCTCGGCATGCAAGATGCCACTGTGTTTAAATCTTCCTTCAACCGCGAAAATCTCTATTATGAAGTGCGTCCCAAAAAGGATGTCATCAAACAAATCATTAAGTTTATCAAACAACATCCCGGCAAATCCGGCATTGTATATTGCCTGAGCCGTAAAAAAGTGGAAGAATTGGCGGAAATTTTACAGGCCAATGGAATCAAAGCGGTGCCATATCATGCCGGCTTAGATGCCAATACACGTTCTCGCCATCAAGATATGTTTTTGAATGAAGAGATTGATGTGATTGTGGCCACCATTGCCTTCGGAATGGGCATTGATAAACCTGACGTGCGTTTTGTCATCCACCACGATATTCCAAAAAGTATCGAAAGTTATTATCAAGAAACCGGTCGTGCCGGTCGTGACGGCGGTGAAGGTATATGTTTGGCCTTCTATAGTTATAAGGATATTGAAAAACTTGAAAAATTTCTTCAAGGAAAACCGGTGGCCGAAATTGAAGTAGGCAAACAATTGATTTTCGAGATGGTTTCTTATGCCGAATCGGCAGTATGCCGTCGAAAATTTTTATTGCATTACTTTGGAGAAGATTATACTGATACTGCCTGCAGCGAACAAGGCATGTGCGATAATTGTAAAAATCCCAAAAAGAAATTCGACGGACAAGAAGATGTTGTTACCATACTTAAAGTTATCAAAGAATTAAAAGAAGTATTTAAAACAAAATACATTGCGCAATTTTTGGCCGGAAAAGCAACAACAGAAATCAAAAATTACAAACATGACAAGCATCCTTTGTTCGGAATAGGTAAAACTGAAATTGACCTTGACCTCGTTGGAGAACAAGAGTTTTGGACCAATGACGACGATGAAGAAGAAAATGACAAATTGTATAAAGACGATAAGTATTGGGAAGCCATTATACGTCAATGTATCATTCACGGTTTTGTGTTAAAAGAAATTGAAAATTACGGAGTATTGAAGGTTACCCAAAAAGGAGAGGAGTTTTTGAAAAATCCATATCCTGTCGATATGGTATTTCCACACCGCTATGAAGAAACCGACCTGGACGACGATGATGATATTATTACATCTACCCGTGGAGGATCGACAGGTGCAGCCGATGAAGTATTGTTCAGCATGTTGAAAGATTTAAGAAAACAAGTGGCCAAAAAACACGACCTGCCTCCGTATGTTATTTTTCAAGACCCTTCGTTGGAAGAAATGTGCATCAAATATCCCATTACTATCCAGGAGCTGACAGGTATTACCGGTGTGGGCCAAGGAAAAGCCGAAAAATTTGGTAAAGAGTTTGTAGATTTGATAAAAAAATATGTAGAAGAAAACGATATCGAACGTCCTATTGATCTGGTAATTAAATCAGTTGCGAATAAATCGAGCAATAAAATATTTATCATACAATCCATCGATAAAAAAATGGATTTGAAAGACATTGCCAATGCCAAGGGGCTTTCAATGGATGAATTGATAACAGAGATTGAACAAATAGTGGCAAGTGGAACCAGATTGAATATCTCATATTATCTTGACGAAATTATTGATGAAGAATATCAGGAAGAGCTTCTGGATTATTTCAGGGAAATGGAGGAAGATAACATTCAACAAGTCCTGAAAGAGTTTGGAGATGTTTATACTGAAGAAGAAATTCGTTTAATGCGTGTAAAATTCATTTCAGAAATGGGAAATTAA